A window of the Aquarana catesbeiana isolate 2022-GZ linkage group LG05, ASM4218655v1, whole genome shotgun sequence genome harbors these coding sequences:
- the LOC141146097 gene encoding forkhead activin signal transducer 3-like, with product MDCPQHSWDPLYNQVPEPHSIDRILAEVESCPGEANGGPKKPETTDQLSKKSKKSKKSKKKNYQRYAKPPYSYLAMIALVIQASPKKKLKLKQIEHEISNLFPFFKGDYQGWRDSVRHNLSSNDCFQKILKDPLKPNGKGNYWIVNVSRIPAAAMKLQNTAVTRQEAYPHDLAPYILDGHPYRPSTFHNPHPPIEITAVRAEAEAQSSGPTQPPSVHPASTFPEILWNLPTSYTTCVAPNVVAPPSIHPLQLYPNFALSLRNYMPSPFSSSTCAERRDVYPPNVIPQMSPQPRPSEAKNSLSDFPPNTAIFNVPIYPPLGSYMSPQNIYGQQLSQGGAYGQHLSQGGAYGQHLSQGGAYGQHLTQGGTYGEHLSQVGVYPEYGPNGY from the exons ATGGATTGCCCACAACATTCCTGGGACCCCCTCTACAACCAAGTCCCTGAGCCACACAGCATAGACAGGATCCTGGCCGAAGTAGAGAGCTGTCCTGGGGAGGCCAACGGAGGCCCCAAAAAGCCAGAAACCACTGatcagctcagcaagaagagcaaaaagagcaaaaagagcaaGAAGAAGAATTATCAACGCTACGCCAAACCACCCTACTCCTACTTGGCCATGATCGCCCTGGTCATCCAGGCTTCCCCCAAGAAGAAGCTCAAACTGAAACAG ATCGAACATGAGATCAGCAACCTCTTCCCTTTCTTCAAGGGGGATTATCAGGGCTGGAGGGACTCTGTTCGACAtaacctctcctccaatgattgctTCCAAAAG ATCCTGAAAGATCCGTTGAAGCCGAATGGTAAAGGCAACTACTGGATAGTGAATGTGAGCCGGATTCCCGCTGCAGCCATGAAGCTGCAGAACACGGCGGTCACCCGCCAGGAAGCCTACCCTCATGACCTGGCCCCTTATATCCTGGATGGACATCCCTACAGACCTTCCACTTTTCATAACCCTCATCCTCCAATAGAAATTACTGCGGTCAGAGCAGAAGCAGAGGCTCAGTCCTCAGGACCAACCCAGCCCCCTAGTGTACATCCCGCCTCAACTTTCCCAGAGATCTTATGGAACCTTCCAACATCATACACAACATGTGTGGCCCCTAATGTGGTGGCCCCTCCTAGCATACACCCTCTGCAGCTTTACCCCAACTTCGCACTCTCTCTACGTAATTACATGCCTTCCCCATTCTCAAGCTCCACCTGTGCGGAGCGGAGGGATGTCTACCCTCCCAATGTGATACCTCAAATGTCTCCCCAGCCTAGACCCTCTGAAGCCAAGAATTCCCTGTCAGATTTCCCTCCCAATACAGCAATATTTAATGTCCCCATATATCCCCCACTCGGGAGCTACATGTCACCTCAAAACATATATGGGCAGCAGTTATCTCAAGGTGgggcttacgggcagcatttatctcagggtggtgcttatgggcagcatttatctcagggtggtgcttacgggcagcatttaacTCAGGGTGGCACATATGGGGAACATTTATCTCAGGTCGGGGTGTACCCAGAGTACGGACCCAACGGTTACTGA